In Debaryomyces hansenii CBS767 chromosome A complete sequence, a genomic segment contains:
- a CDS encoding DEHA2D03982p (similar to uniprot|P33893 Saccharomyces cerevisiae YBL080c PET112 required to maintain rho+ mitochondrial DNA): MITLKRLIHSSRSVCSSGFKVDPNYKLKCGLEIHTQLKTKYKLFSLSSSKFDSEPNTNVSYFDCGLPGTLPKLNPEALYLALKTAVALNSDVQSFSTFDRKHYFYPDQPQGFQITQRYHPIARNGYLELNSKFDDITEDSKTINIEQIQIEQDTGKTNYDKYDKLIKIDLNRSNVPLIELVTKPDFENMSQIRAFIKKYQTLVKHLDVCTGDLETGAIRIDLNVSINGGNRVEVKNLGSSSELASALKSEYHRQIQLTKENFPVIQETRGWNGKETVRLRSKEDAVEYRYVPDSELPFINLDPEISREIAAALPDLPDAIITKLISEPYNLELKHAKFFIANKDILNYYYDLFQIVVIDAGKDHKVANNWLVHELIGAFSKFEVPLDISLIPPTKLGEIIIMVSNDELTTTSAKLLLSQLVKSPDDKELTIQELIEKYDVGKIKDITENELSEAVEEVCVYIIANNQDVIEKIVTGKPKSINYLIGLAMKETNGKVNSNVFESKFKELIADYK; the protein is encoded by the coding sequence ATGATAACACTTAAACGGCTAATACACTCGAGCCGGTCGGTGTGTTCTCTGGGTTTCAAGGTTGACCCAAATTACAAATTAAAATGTGGATTGGAAATACACACCCAATTAAAGaccaaatataaattattctcGTTATCATCCTCAAAGTTCGATTCTGAACCCAATACCAACGTCAGTTACTTTGATTGTGGATTACCCGGGACCCTTCCGAAGTTAAATCCAGAAGCTTTGTATTTAGCATTAAAGACAGCGGTGGCACTAAACAGCGATGTGcaatcattttcaacttttgaTAGAAAACATTACTTTTATCCCGATCAACCCCAAGGGTTCCAGATAACTCAACGTTATCATCCTATTGCTAGAAATGGgtatttggaattgaataGCAAGTTTGACGATATAACAGAGGATCTGAAAACCATTAACATTGAACAGATTCAAATTGAACAAGATACGGGTAAAACGAATTACGATAAATATGACAAGCTAATTAAAATCGATTTAAACAGATCTAACGTTCCGTTGATTGAATTAGTTACAAAGcctgattttgaaaatatgtCACAAATTAGAGCcttcatcaaaaaataTCAAACCTTGGTTAAACATTTGGACGTATGTACTGGTGACTTGGAAACAGGCGCGATTAGAATTGATCTTAATGTGAGCATAAATGGTGGAAATAGGGTTGAAGTTAAAAACTTGGGAAGTTCCAGTGAATTGGCAAGTGCATTAAAATCTGAGTACCACAGGCAAATACAGTTGACAAAGGAAAACTTCCCCGTTATCCAAGAAACAAGAGGTTGGAATGGTAAAGAAACCGTAAGGTTAAGAAGTAAAGAAGATGCCGTTGAATATAGATACGTTCCGGATTCTGAATTACCATTCATTAACTTGGACCCTGAAATATCACGAGAAATTGCTGCTGCATTACCTGATTTGCCGGACGCCATTATTACCAAATTGATCTCCGAGCCATATAACTTGGAATTGAAGCATgctaaatttttcattgcCAATAAGGATATTCTtaactattattatgatttgtttcaaatCGTGGTAATTGATGCTGGAAAAGACCATAAAGTTGCAAATAATTGGCTCGTGCATGAGTTGATTGGAGCCTTTTCGAAATTTGAAGTACCATTAGACATATCTTTAATCCCTCCAACAAAACTTGgagaaataataattatggtttcaaatgatgaattaactACGACGTCTGCcaaactattattatcacAATTAGTTAAGTCGCCTgatgataaagaattaactattcaagaattgatagAAAAATACGATGTAGGGAAAATCAAAGATATTACTGAAAATGAGTTATCTGAAGCTGTTGAAGAGGTGTGTGTTTATATAATTGCAAACAATCAAGATGTTATAGAAAAGATTGTTACGGGTAAGCCTAAGTCAATCAACTACCTCATTGGTTTAGCTATGAAAGAAACTAACGGAAAAGTAAATTCCAATGTGTTTGAATCTAAGTTTAAGGAGTTAATTGCtgattataaataa
- a CDS encoding DEHA2D04048p (highly similar to uniprot|Q12099 Saccharomyces cerevisiae YDR021w FAL1 involved in maturation of 18S rRNA), translating into MDDFDRDVDNELEFSAKSTKNIKVHATFESMNLKTDLLKGIYGYGFEAPSAIQSRAIMQIISGKDTIAQAQSGTGKTATFSIGMLEVIDTKSKDCQALILSPTRELAQQIQSVVKHLGDYMNVHTHACIGGTHVGEDIKKLQQGQQIVSGTPGRVVDMIKRRNLATRNIKMMILDEADELMTKGFKEQIYEIYRYLPPGVQVVVVSATLSREVLEVTGKFTTDPVKILVKRDDITLEGIKQYHIQCEKEDWKFDTLCDLYDSLTITQAVIFCNTKVKVNWLTDQMKKANFTVVAMHGDMKQDERDSIMNDFRTGNSRVLISTDVWARGIDVQQVSLVINYDLPTDKENYVHRIGRSGRFGRKGVAINLVTKEDVDELRDIERFYRIRIKEMPVNVNDIM; encoded by the coding sequence AtggatgattttgatagaGACGTCGACAATGAATTGGAGTTTAGTGCTAAATCCACCAAGAACATCAAAGTCCATGCAACTTTTGAAAgtatgaatttgaaaactgaCTTACTTAAAGGTATATATGGCTACGGGTTTGAAGCACCCTCTGCTATTCAGTCTCGTGCTATCATGCAGATTATAAGTGGTAAAGATACTATAGCCCAAGCACAATCGGGAACAGGTAAGACTGCAACTTTTTCTATTGGTATGTTGGAGGTAATCGATACGAAGTCCAAAGATTGCCAGGCACTTATTTTGTCACCAACCAGAGAATTGGCACAACAGATTCAGAGTGTGGTGAAGCATCTAGGAGACTATATGAATGTACATACACATGCGTGTATTGGTGGAACTCATGTTGGCGAGGATATTAAAAAGTTACAACAAGGTCAACAGATCGTGAGTGGTACTCCCGGAAGAGTAGTTGACATGATTAAGAGACGTAATCTTGCCACCCGTAATATtaaaatgatgattttagATGAGGCAGATGAGTTGATGACAAAAGGTTTCAAGGAGCAGATTTACGAAATTTACAGATATTTACCACCTGGTGTTCAAGTGGTTGTTGTTAGTGCCACCTTATCGAGAGAAGTTCTTGAAGTCACCGGGAAGTTTACCACCGATCCGGTGAAGATTCTTGTGAAGAGAGACGATATTACCTTGGAGGGAATCAAACAGTATCATATACAATGTGAGAAAGAAGACTGGAAATTCGATACCCTTTGTGATCTATACGACTCTTTAACTATCACGCAAGCGGTCATTTTCTGCAATACGAAGGTAAAGGTTAACTGGCTTACCGatcaaatgaagaaggCAAATTTCACAGTTGTCGCCATGCATGGTGACATGAAGCAGGACGAGAGAGACTCAATCATGAATGATTTCAGAACAGGAAACTCTCGTGTCTTAATTTCCACTGACGTGTGGGCCAGGGGAATTGATGTGCAACAGGTCTCGTTAGTCATTAACTATGATTTACCTACCGATAAAGAAAACTACGTCCATAGAATTGGAAGATCTGGTAGATTTGGTAGAAAAGGTGTTGCAATTAACTTGGTAACAAAAGAAGATGTGGACGAACTACGTGATATAGAACGTTTCTACCGTATCAGGATTAAGGAAATGCCTGTCAATGTTAATGACATCATGTAA
- a CDS encoding DEHA2D04004p (weakly similar to uniprot|P06783 Saccharomyces cerevisiae YKL178c STE3 pheromone a-factor receptor), with product MDDKANTLAALSFIAFVLLIPPFIWHCKCKNIPPICLIFWLLFLNLTSFINACIWGGEDFDQKYNGVGYCDVTMKLEAASSSGMICAISALAFNLFMVLWAKYPAFMNNGSKLKMWISLAMCLITPIFIMCTNYIIQTSRYVIIKYRGCTVTYALSPVSIVLYSMWNIIWAAVAVVFSVSTLVTYFRKRKDVKDILRCTNSGLNLKRFARLLIFSVLIVIALVPVAVYYFVTDFDLFEGEFVWSEIHNQFWGEIFFYDFGIEIVYDRWVHIALSVITFLLFGLGSDALIMYKNGLCRIGLGRFFNGSPKTDAHHIDLLQLTKNDSPTSQFALSKMSTQTRVGSNRSELSKPAMCEFKNGFNEIIDDNTLGGSSTTSTAHSPQERNFDLEKGMTSLKSISDYFNEEEIAAKDELKYIMNQSINNADDGFDYNYQVKKK from the coding sequence ATGGACGACAAAGCGAACACATTAGCAGCTCTTTCTTTCATAGCTTTCGTATTATTAATCCCCCCTTTCATTTGGCATTGCAAATGCAAAAATATTCCGCCAATATgtttaatattttggttACTATTCCTCAATTTGACTTCCTTCATTAATGCTTGTATCTGGGGAGGAGAAGACTTTGACCAGAAGTATAATGGTGTGGGATATTGTGATGTGACAATGAAGCTAGAGGCTGCATCCTCCAGTGGCATGATCTGTGCGATTAGTGCTTTGGCATTTAACTTATTTATGGTGTTATGGGCGAAATATCCGGCTTTCATGAATAATGGATCTAAGTTGAAGATGTGGATATCGTTGGCGATGTGTTTGATTACACctatttttattatgtGTACAAACTACATCATTCAAACATCAAGGTATGTTATTATAAAGTATAGAGGGTGCACGGTAACATATGCCCTTTCTCCAGTATCGATTGTATTATATTCCATGTGGAATATAATCTGGGCTGCAGTTGCAGTTGTTTTTTCTGTTCTGACGTTGGTAACATACttcagaaaaagaaaggaCGTAAAGGATATATTAAGATGCACAAACTCAggattaaatttaaaaagGTTTGCAAGGTTATTGATATTCAGCGTTTTAATTGTTATTGCCCTAGTGCCTGTGGCAGTTTATTATTTCGTTACCGACTTTGATTTGTTTGAAGGAGAGTTTGTTTGGTCGGAGATTCATAATCAATTCTGGGGAGAGATTTTCTTTTatgattttggaattgagATAGTATATGACAGATGGGTTCATATTGCATTATCAGTTATCACGTTCCTCCTTTTTGGGTTAGGTTCTGACGCATTGATAATGTACAAGAACGGATTATGTAGGATTGGTCTCGGTCGGTTCTTCAATGGATCACCAAAGACAGACGCACATCATATAGATCTATTACAATTGACAAAGAATGATAGTCCAACCAGTCAATTTGCACTTTCGAAGATGTCAACCCAAACAAGAGTTGGAAGTAACAGATCAGAATTGAGCAAGCCAGCAATGTGTGAATTCAAAAACggatttaatgaaatcattGACGACAACACTCTTGGTGGGTCTTCCACAACGCTGACTGCTCATAGCCCtcaagaaagaaattttgatttagaGAAGGGAATGACGTCTCTTAAGAGCATTTCTGACTATTTCAACGAAGAGGAAATAGCAGCAAAGGATGAGTTGAAATACATCATGAAtcaatcaataaataatgctGACGACGGATTTGATTATAATTATCAagttaaaaaaaaataa
- a CDS encoding DEHA2D04070p (similar to uniprot|Q12084 Saccharomyces cerevisiae YDR020c), which produces MSEGGPIIILIGGGHAAGKKTTANLLKEELRFSLPDVDLNIEIIDLDDYKEDEAKREYSTSKSAAITLPDNSDVNYPPLKPSRFNFDKLREYLLSGAKVTSKSQQKILIVHGLYALYDKQVRDISHIKVFLTSDPDTRLIRWIRRDVLDLNKNKSLESVINAYLQGARAEMSDFIFPTKEFADVIMPKGAEKNAIGLIVDGVMSLLPEEDQPQNIFLPRTNNLRPTVSFDSEKFDGQKGKFYEIS; this is translated from the coding sequence ATGTCTGAAGGAGGAcccattattatattaattgGAGGTGGACATGCTGCCGGTAAGAAAACCACTGccaatttattgaaagaagaacTTCGTTTTTCTCTTCCAGATGTTGATCTtaatatagaaataattgatctAGATGACTATAAGGAGGATGAAGCTAAACGAGAATATTCCACTTCAAAGTCAGCAGCTATCACGCTACCAGATAATTCTGATGTTAACTATCCTCCTTTAAAACCTTCTCGGTTCAATTTTGACAAATTAAGGGAATATTTGTTAAGTGGTGCTAAGGTTACTCTGAAGTCACAACAAAAGATTCTTATTGTTCATGGGTTATACGCTTTGTATGATAAGCAAGTACGTGATATATCACACATAAAGGTTTTTCTTACAAGTGATCCTGATACAAGGTTAATTCGTTGGATTAGAAGAGATGTTTTGGACctaaacaaaaataaatcacTAGAATCGGTCATCAATGCTTACCTTCAGGGTGCTAGGGCAGAGATGAGTGACTTCATCTTTCCAACTAAGGAATTTGCCGATGTTATTATGCCAAAAGGAGCAGAAAAAAATGCTATTGGGCTAATAGTTGATGGCGTAATGCTGTTATTGccagaagaagatcaaCCTCAGAATATATTCTTACCTCGTACCAATAACCTTAGACCCACAGTCAGTTTTgatagtgaaaaatttgatggTCAGAAAGGAAAGTTCTACGAGATAAGCTAA
- a CDS encoding DEHA2D04026p (similar to uniprot|P40069 Saccharomyces cerevisiae YER110C KAP123 Karyopherin beta), whose product MDAQYISSLEETLKQTLVPDSTAIKQAVTKLTKEFYTSPLALPSLLHILQNAQDDQLKQLAAVEARKLVLTNWEGVDASLKPQIRESMLNNTFTQSSKLIRHSSARVVASIGEVDLENNEWPELLPVLVKSIQDTNAQTKEMAVYTLYTLLETQVPALLPHVSDFLSLFGNLLTDQTSRDIRVNAVLSLDVVSQFIEEDAEINNQLASKFRDTIPGMVEVLKEVVSNDDNEKAKDVFNVFHSLIFLDSKLIGDHLVNLIKFVSEIAANTQLDEEYRTFGLQFLISCVSLRKSKISSNKLGPQITLIAAKIASEEIDVEDELENENEENENEENSPATLGLRLIAMLSAELPPSQVINPLFDNLNNMLTSSNAFERRAGLLCIGVASSGAPDFFSTQINKIIPALINGLKDPEIIVRVAALRSLSQLTSELQDAVADFHKDLLPLIIDIIDSATSVMAYKYACFALDGLIEFMSHDAIGQYLEALMNKLFHMLQQANSSSLKSAIVSAIGSTAYAGGKGFTPYFNNSIQYLEPFIANAADTEGMTEEDIELRALTFENISTMARAVGSESFSSYAKPLVEAAYNSLSSEHSRIRESGFAFISNMAKVYGAEFAGFLDQIVPEILKCLEQEEFTFNMDGEDEFEGEEEDLENKFNVHTGITIEKEIASVALSELAIGTGKDFAKYVEQSVKTLADQIDNSYGMREASMSALWKILRAMFKAQYGEDFKAPKGVPQQPYVDSSILQLVQKVREIAITNLEEEFELTMVACILDNLSDSIFMLGPITVIDNASEASFLERLCVQLMNILKSEHPCQIEDEEGPADEEDTSETEALLFESTLEVLVNLSVTLGSDFNKIFVSFKDIILSQVNSKSKNKRVSAIGALAEISSGLKESNQATQQLLEVFTDRLANDKSLEVKGNAAYGIGILIEHSATDLSSTYQTILQLLFQLLNKTDSKAGDDDEETKDVVNRSYANSCGCVARMALKHEQAIPLEHIMGPLLGHLPLETAFEENTPILSLIIKLYESGNELIASQTDKIVDILAKIFTKEMERIKLINESTLGREENIDRMKQFQTEELKQKVIELLKFLDTKYSGIVSANEVLKSCIN is encoded by the coding sequence ATGGATGCTCAATATATTTCCTCTTTGGAGGAAACTTTAAAACAAACTTTGGTTCCTGATTCCACCGCTATTAAACAGGCTGTTACCAAATTGACCAAGGAATTTTACACCAGTCCATTAGCGTTACCTTCGTTACTTCACATTTTGCAAAACGCTCAAGATGACCAATTGAAGCAATTAGCAGCGGTTGAAGCTAGAAAGTTAGTTTTGACTAACTGGGAAGGTGTTGATGCTTCATTGAAGCCACAAATTAGAGAATCTATGTTGAATAACACTTTCACTCAATCCTCTAAGCTTATTAGACATTCTTCCGCCAGAGTTGTTGCTTCAATTGGTGAAGTTGATTTAGAAAACAACGAATGGCCAGAATTGTTACCAGTTTTGGTGAAGTCTATTCAAGACACCAACGCTCAAACAAAGGAAATGGCAGTTTACACTTTATATACCTTGTTGGAAACTCAAGTCCCAGCTTTACTCCCACACGTTAGTGACTTCTTGTCtctttttggaaatttatTAACCGATCAAACTTCCAGAGATATTAGGGTTAATGCTGTTTTGTCATTAGATGTCGTTTCccaatttattgaagaagacgCAGAAATCAATAACCAATTAGCCTCCAAGTTTAGAGACACCATCCCAGGTATGGTTGAAGTCTTGAAGGAAGTTGTTAGCAACGATGACAATGAAAAGGCCAAGGATGTTTTCAATGTTTTCCACAGTTTGATTTTCCTCGATTCAAAATTGATCGGTGATCACTTAGTGAACTTGATTAAATTTGTTTCTGAAATTGCTGCTAATACTCaattagatgaagaatatagaACTTTTGGtttgcaatttttgatttcttgtGTTTCTTTAAGAAAGTCTaagatttcttcaaataaattaggACCGCAAATCACTTTAATCGCAGCTAAGATTGCTTCCGAAGAAATTGATGTTGAAGACGAATTAGAAAACGAAAACGAAGAAAACgaaaacgaagaaaatTCTCCTGCAACATTAGGTTTAAGACTTATTGCTATGTTATCCGCTGAATTACCTCCATCTCAAGTTATTAATCCATTATTCGATAACTTAAACAATATGTTGACCTCCTCAAATGCATTCGAAAGAAGAGCTGGTTTGTTATGCATCGGTGTTGCCTCTAGTGGTGCACCAGATTTTTTCTCCACtcaaatcaacaaaatcattcCTGCTTTAATAAATGGTTTAAAGGACCCtgaaattattgttagAGTCGCTGCCTTAAGATCATTATCTCAATTAACTTCTGAACTTCAAGACGCCGTGGCCGATTTCCACAAAGATTTATTACCTCTCATCATCGATATCATTGATTCAGCTACTTCTGTCATGGCTTACAAATATGCTTGTTTTGCTTTGGATGGtttgattgaattcatGAGCCACGATGCCATTGGTCAATACTTGGAAGCATTAATGAACAAATTATTCCATATGTTACAACAAGccaattcatcttcattaaaatcAGCCATTGTTTCAGCCATTGGTTCTACTGCTTATGCCGGTGGTAAGGGTTTCACTCCTTACTTCAACAACTCTATTCAATACTTAGAGCCATTTATTGCAAATGCAGCTGACACCGAAGGTATGactgaagaagatattgaattaagAGCCTTAACATTCGAAAACATTTCTACTATGGCTAGAGCCGTTGGTTCAGAATCCTTCTCATCATACGCTAAGCCATTAGTTGAAGCTGCTTACAATTCTTTGAGTTCAGAACATTCAAGAATCAGAGAATCGGGTTTTGCTTTTATCTCTAATATGGCAAAGGTTTACGGTGCTGAATTTGCTGGATTCTTGGACCAAATCGTTCCTGAAATCCTCAAATGTTTAGAACAAGAGGAATTCACATTCAATATGGATGGAGAGGATGAATTCgaaggtgaagaagaagatttggaaaataaatttaatgtTCACACAGGTATCAccattgaaaaagaaattgcttCTGTTGCCTTATCAGAATTAGCTATCGGTACTGGAAAAGATTTCGCTAAGTATGTTGAACAATCTGTTAAAACTTTAGCCGACCAAATTGACAACTCATACGGTATGAGAGAAGCTTCTATGAGTGCATTATGGAAGATCTTAAGAGCTATGTTTAAAGCTCAATATGGTGAAGATTTCAAGGCACCAAAGGGTGTTCCTCAACAACCATATGTTGATAGCTCTATCTTACAATTAGTTCAAAAAGTTAGAGAAATTGCTATTACTAACTTAGAAGAAGAGTTCGAGTTGACTATGGTAGCATGTATCTTAGATAACTTATCTGATTCTATCTTCATGTTAGGTCCTATCACTGTTATTGATAATGCAAGTGAAGCTTCATTCTTAGAAAGATTATGCGTTCAATTAATGAACATCTTAAAGAGTGAACATCCATGccaaattgaagatgaagaaggtCCAGCCGATGAGGAAGATACTTCTGAAACTGAAGCCTTATTGTTTGAATCTACTTTAGAAGTTTTAGTTAACTTATCTGTCACCTTAGGTAGTGATTTCAACAagatttttgtttcttttaAAGACATAATTTTATCACAAGTTAATTCTAAATCTAAGAATAAGAGAGTGAGTGCTATCGGTGCCTTGGCTGAAATTTCCTCTGGTTTGAAGGAAAGTAACCAGGCCACTCAACAATTACTTGAAGTTTTCACGGATAGATTAGCTAACGATAAATCGTTAGAAGTCAAGGGTAATGCGGCTTATGGTATCGGTATTTTAATTGAACACAGTGCTACAGACTTATCATCTACTTACCAAactattttgcaattattattccaattattgaataagaCTGATAGTAAGGCTggtgatgatgacgaagaaacCAAGGATGTTGTCAACAGATCATATGCAAACTCTTGCGGTTGTGTTGCTCGTATGGCATTGAAGCATGAACAAGCTATTCCATTGGAACACATTATGGGCCCATTATTAGGACATTTACCGTTAGAAACtgcatttgaagaaaataccCCAATTTTGCTGTTGATCATCAAGTTGTACGAATCTGGTAACGAATTGATTGCCAGCCAAACCGATAAGATCGTTGATATTTTAGCTAAGATTTTTACCAAGGAAATGGAAAGAATTaagttaataaatgaatcaacCTTAGGTAGAGAAGAAAACATTGACAGAATGAAGCAATTCCAAACCGAAGAATTGAAGCAAAAggttattgaattattaaaattcttAGATACAAAGTATTCCGGAATTGTCTCGGCAAATGAGGTTTTAAAATCTTGTATTAACTGA